From the genome of Branchiostoma lanceolatum isolate klBraLanc5 chromosome 11, klBraLanc5.hap2, whole genome shotgun sequence:
TACACAGCTTTGGGGTGAATCTATTATACAATgttaactgtacatgttgtaacaaAAGGCTCTTGCCATGATGACTCACACAAGATGACAACTTCTAATTGGTCATAATTGTGAATTAACTGAAAGGACATTGTAGCTAAACCAATCGAAACATAGATAACAGCTTGTTagaacatttgaaaatttgatgctGCAAAGTGTCAGTCATAATGGCAAGTAAGATGTTtaaaacaacatgtacaacagtctacatgtattgtgtttggCATCTGAAAGGCTGGGTGAGATTTTATCCTGTGCACATTTATTTTTATACGACATGGCAATACTGTTGAGCAGAGAGTTGTATGCCTGAGATACCGATTCTTCCCAGAGACTGTCATGAATGTAAACTGGACACCACAGTTGGTGACACGCCCTTCATGACTTCTACAAGACAATAAACAACTGAAAAGGTAACCTCAAAAGCATGGTGTTTGTCATATATTTATTTACGATACATCTCAGATAGAATTCACAACACATGAATGTCTTGCTTTTTATGGCAAAGACAGCCTCTTTGGTAAGGAAAAATATGCGACAATGTCATGATGGATAGTTAAAAACACCATATACTGATTATTTGCTAATAAGTATATAGCTGGTGCATTGGTACATTTTTACTGAGACAACTCATAGTCTAGCTATAGGTTTTTGACATTGACTCGGCCATACGAAAATTCAGGATAAAGTAACATAACTTCTTTATTTGGACACAGCACataaattatatggatgacatccacgtgcGCATTGTTTTTTGCCTGATATGggaaagaaaacacaaatttcatTCCCACCCACAATACcgtgagtgtagttgtagaagtgacgcTAATATCTGCTGGAATAACTGTGATACTCTGTTTTGTCACTTAAACCCTTGTTACAACTTTTATGTtctccattttgaaaatttgtcatcttgttttatttcgcccatcttgtttttgtgtttttttagttcTTTAATTAGATTCGGAGTCTGCAGaacatgtcatccataagattttgAATAGGATCACGTGGTGAAGACCATCCCAGCATTTAGTTGTCCAAATAGATTAGTCATAGAATGATGCAATAAGCTATGATGCCGACTTTTTCATATCTCTCATtcagttcttgtttcttcttttccttttccaAAGCCTTTTCCCTCATCTCCTCAGCTTTCTCTAACATCTTTTTCTCCAGCTCCTGTTGTTTGTCTATACAGGCCATGGCGAACAGTCGGAATTCCCGATAGTCCAGTTCCTGTAGTATCATAGAAGACAATTTATTACCGACATgaaaaaagtgtgtgtgtgtgtgtgtatgtgtgtgtgtgtgtgtgagagtgtgtgtgtgcgtgtgcgtgtgtgtgtgtgtgtgtgtgtgtgtgtgtgtgtttttccgGATTTTGTAGCCAGGATAACTCATGatcctctggatggattatgatgatattttgtagctcTTGAGAAGgcgaaagtcaaggtcaatttaGGGttacctggtatgtgaccttggtactgcagcagaacttccattttttgtatcttttgacctggacgtgctatggatcttgattttttttggtggtagataTCTTGTGATGCAAGGAAAAAGCGTAGGTTTGGGACCCCTAGcaacttgctctggaactgcaggggcatttttagaTTACTTTGTGCCTCAATCAGAGGACTGAGAAGGTTAGTGGAAGCTCGTAGCCAGGTCTGGTGTGCCAACGGTCAGCATGAATGCGGAGAAGGCGACGAGATGCTATATAACGTTAGAGACAGTGTAcagatttgcccccctcccccatcccaACCTACTctattcacacatacacatagccTGTGTTACAAATTTCTCGCTGCCAGGGGCTAATTGGCGCCCTCCCTGAGGGGGCCGGTTAgtcgtagggggggggggggggcgttaggAGCGCGATCTAGTCTAgccaacatacacacaaacacacgcacacacagcgTGCCATATGAACTTTTCTTCTAAGTTACGCCATTATTTTGAACAAATCTGATTTACCTGATCTCCTGAGATGTCGAACTCGTAGAAGATTTCGTGCATGGCTCTTTTCTTGAAGTCGAAGAGGTACGTGAGCGCACGGAACTCGTCCGGAGTGATGCTGTTGCTCCCGTCGATGTCGATCAGTCCAAATATGGTCCGACAGTGTCGGTAGATGAACTGCTTCTCTACATGGTCCTGCGGAGACAACGCATTTTCATAAGAAAATACACATATCTATAACCTGAAACCATTATTGAAATCCTTTTAGGcaaatctgttgttgtttaatATCATTTACACGTTAACAAACAGATTCCAATAACAACCCTTTCCGCTGTACATggttttcagcactaaggacagatccATTTGCCCGTGCGCGTGTCTTTTTCTGCCCCAATCTTTCCCCTCTGTCTCCGTCAACCTCTGCTCCTATTCAACTCTTCTttttctccttctctctctttctctctctttctgtatATGTATGCGTGCATGCGTGTCCACGTTTGCACGTTTGTATGTCAGGATAAGTTGCCGGTATTCAGTAACTTGGAGGGGCCTGAACTGACAATGACCttttagacagacagacaggcacacaaacacacaaacactagcctccatagcaggctttctGTGCCTTTTTGGGCTtgaaatacactttttgctgatgacctATTTTTGTACTGAGTCCTTTGTGCAGTCAGCCTGTGACAATTAggctacacatacacacacacaccagaaaCAATTCCTCCATTTTCTATGTAGGTAAAACCCACCTGCACGGCGATGAGTACGCAGACGAGTATGAAGAACTCTGAGAATTCCATCTCCCCCGACCCGTCCACGTCCAACATGTCGAATGTCTGGTATATCTCGTCCTTCGTTAGATCAGTGAGCAGCCGCATGAAACAGTACGCCTGGACGTCTGGGCGTGGTTTGTATGTAAATGACGAATGTAAATCATTATTatttcgccgagaaggttatgttttcgtcagcgttcgtgtgtgtgtgtgtgtctttgtgtctcACGATAACTCtaaaatgcctggatggattgtcatgatatttagcactatgtggataggtcttcttgagacctccaaacaattagattttgggccccctagtggcttgctatggtactgcagtgaaaCTTCCGGGTCTAatttctcgtgttctggacatgctatggtaatGATGTTTGAGtggtagcaaggaggttttatataaaacctccttggtggtagatagctcttgggagggagagtaagtcatgTTTAGacccctagcggtttttgttGACTTTTTCCTACTGAAACATGCCTACTTTTGCTTCTGCGGATCTAGGAAGGAATTAGTTTACACGCATCAATGACAATGGTAAAGAAACATACCGTTTAGTGACTTATCCCCGTGAATGTCCAGTAGGTTGAAGTAACTCTGGAGTATCTTGACGTGTCTGACCGTTAGCAGACAGTACGTATTGTCCAGGTGCATCAGAGATAGCAGTTTCGACCGAACCCTCATGATTGTAATATCGTCCTGATGGCGTATACCACTGAGTAGTCAAGTAGATTAATCGTGGTCGTCGTGAAATACTAACGTGTTGCTTCGACTGATGGTAACGTAACCTGTATCTTAGCAACAGCCCTCACGCTAGAACAGAACCCTGTTCTAGAACTATATGTGTTCCTGTTGAATGTGTTGTGttcttgttgtgttgtgttgtgtagtgGCGTGTtggtgttgtgttgtgtcgCATTGGTAACGAACGATGTTTCTGACTAAGGGGAAGAGATGGTGTTTCAGCCCTATTAATGTAATCTTAACCTTGAAGTAGCCTTCGAGTCACACCTTGAATGGGCTTTTGGATAAAAAAACATTACTAGCAGAATTTCATACAGAACTGGACAAAATTTATTTCACGACTTTCATTGCTACTACATGCAACGTAAGATCCTTGAACATCGAACAAAGAATCAAACACTTTAGAatatgcacgaagaagacaaatCTTCAGACAAAGTCAGGACGAAACGTTACTAACCATACACAACCTGAAATATTTCTCTTACTAATAAAGTACTTGTATTGGGGAACTCAATATTCATGTACGTTTTTTCCTGCTTTTTAGCTACATCTCACGTCACACAAGGAACCAGTTTGTTTGTCACGAATAAGACATGAGACAAAATACCAGTTCTAACAGGAACGCACCAGACGTTAGTTTTTTACGCAAATATAGAACAACCAACTTTCGTTTACAATACAGCACTCTTGATAGAGTGTACAGCATCTACGAACAGATACAAATTCAAAACCACATCCATATCTGTGTGCATTACAAGTGCCATACGACAACGACTGTTATAGCGAATGGTACCGATGCAGTCGACTTCAACACCGACTTTGTCAAAAATATTCAGAAAGTCACAAATTAAACTTCACGTGCACATATTTCTTGCGAGGATATGGCAATTTGGTTAAATGTTCGTGTTTCTCTTACTTGAGACGATGAagataatacatacatgtacagtcaagtGGCACTGGACAATTCTGAGGTTTCATACATTTAACAGATGTTTACGTCATTTACTAAATATTTAACTTACCAATAGTTAATCCTTATTTCATGAATCTCAAGAAATCAATGTTCAACTGCCTGGGTATGTTCTACTACAGCCAAATCTAACCACCATCACTAATCAGAGCACTCAACACGTCTTCCTAGTCTGTACAATATataagaaaagaacaagaaattgtCCCAGAATTTAAGTGCCCAAATTCAAAGTTTGCTTTTCCCTTGAACTACTGTAGGGTGGAACTCGTTATCATCAAGTACCGTACCTTCCTCATTgagtagctttaaacaacgcttacagctagatgtgaaAAGGTTAGGTCGTTGATGATCAGTGCAACATTACCAGTGCCTCCACACcgagtgcctgcgaagctggtgtgttacgccgaagggaggttataccggctctctctctctctctctctctctctctatatatatatatatatatatagagagagagagagagagagagagatagatatacAGATACGAATTGGAGTTGGCCATATAGCCTTTCCCCAAGGATAACCTGACCAATGTCTTAAAATTCATAACGTCATTCAAAGGCCTACGAATACGCATTTATACAGATGATCTTTCATGTTGTTTTAGAGACTGTTAGATCAAATCTAGTCTCTTGTCACCCTCCATAAGTAAGATAGATACGAACTGTAGAATGACTGTCATGTAGGTACTATGTACAGAATATATATACAACGTGACCTTGCCATATGCCTTCTCGGCCACTTGATAGAGCATAATATGATGTAATATCATGTCGTATCATCATAGTTTATAATCAACTCTTTCCCTGTACAACAATATCATATCCTCTTAGACACACAGACCAATCGTTTCCATTTGCCTAGCTAGAGAAATCATGCTCTTGGCGTTGTATTTTTTGTCACGCCTCTGGGGCGGAACCATAAACCTTATGATTCTTACAACGGTCGTCCTCTATCATATCTATATTGAGTAGAGTACTTACAAAGCCTTAGGCTATCTAGTCTGTGTGCTGTGAACAGTCATCGCTACGCTCTTGGACTTAACTTGATGACGTCGGTGCGTGCAAGGCGTCCCCCTCCGACGGACCAAACGTGGCGACAATGCCGTGACAGTTGACCGTCCTTGGGCCTTGGTGTTCTTCCGGGCACGCTTTAATTCCTTCATCTCGAACATTTCGTTTGGCATGGCGGGTAACGTCATCAGCGGCAACATGTTCTGCAGTTCTTGGCTTAGTCAGAAGGAGTGAAACGTCTCTGACCCTGTGCTGCTGGTGGCCCCGCTGTGCTGGTACTTCAGGTGCGGGCGGCCCTGCAGTTGCAGCTTCAACGCCAGGCGGCGCCCGCAGAAGCACGACAGGCAGGCTTTCCGGAAGCCGTCCCGGAAGTGACGTGACATGAAGGCGTAGCAGATGGGGTTGACGCAACTGATACACGGGAGAGAAGAAACGAAAGGTTTTATACCCGCTGTCCACTGACAAGGTTCTGCACATAAAGCGTGTGCGCCACGTacccaaaacacacacacacgcacacacaataAACTTTGCATACCTATTGATGTACACCAGCAGCTCGAAAGTGGTTTTGAGGGCCCACACTTGTTCCGTGTTTGGGTTGATGGCCGAGAACTCAATCAGCATGTTGAGGAGGAGGATCGGCGCCCAGCACATGGTGTACAGGAACACCACCATCAGCAGCATCTTCATCACCTGGTGGGGCAGGTAAATCCattgttttctttgataaaatTCATGTACATCCATTCAATAACAGGCTTCAGTAGAGACAAGGCACGTAAAGGAAGGCATTAGTCATTTTACGTAAGGAGACTATTAAGTTTACATATGCAGACATCATCCGTTTCCCCTTGACAACTTTGGCCTTTTGCTCAACTGTTCATCCGCTCGAATTCGGATACCAGgtgacaaaatgaaaacatttcacaGTAAGAGAAACTCTTCATTTTTGACTCCGTGTATTGAGTTTTCGGCGTTTGGGTTTTGCACATATTTGGGTGACAGCAAGTGATTGAGAAGATGACCGGAAAGGTCAGACTTGTCGGAGTGGAAGGAAGTACAGGAAGTACaggtcagaggtggtagaactggCGGTGATTACgacatgacagtccaggtcaAACAAGAGGCTTCTACATATAATTCATGGGGAGACATTTTTTGGGTCTGTCTGTTAACGTCTATCCCtgttttcgcagttatatattttccacaTGTTAGTCTAACCTGTTGTTTTTCCAGTTTGGAGTTCTTCCTGGAAAACTTGCCGCTGAAGGGGCTGATGGTGGACAGGTGGGTTCGCTGGAAGTCTCGGGTGTCGCCGCGGCCAGAGCTGTTGGGCGTGGACTTGGTCACCTGCAATGGTCGAAGAGGAATCAGAACAACCTGCAtcgaaataaagaaaacaaaaacaaacaacggGGGTTGATTTGGAACATGGTAGGCATCGAAATAAAACAATGGTGTAGATTGGGAACTGTAGCCACAAACAGTACCGTGacttctgaaacaagttttaactgtaatttccaacataaaaattggacttaccgaattttgttactgtaacagcattAGTCTCTGTCAAGACTGGTGTtgaacagtcaaaaatttgagtaagttcaatttttgtgttggaaattacagttaaagctcgtttcagaatgatttctaccaacacagatgaactttcatgataGGAATCATTACTTATAAAAGTAGGGTGGTGTTGTGATAGAACGTAAtgagacaaagaaacaaagctaACAAAGCATACACATGCGGTATGCACTTTACGAAATGCATGTACATTCGTAAATGTGAATTTTAACAGCGCTATGAAGGGGAAAGGGATATCTGGCAACACAGAAAGTGAAGCTAGCTACTGAAACTGCTCAAAAGCTATAGTAAGTACAATGCTAGAAGGAAACGATTACTAGTGCATCCGTCCCTGGCAAATTTCTCATCACTCTCTGCTATAGAACAATAGCCTGGGTGACATTCTATTTATTGAGGGAACGAGTATGGGAGCGCCGGTGAATTAAGTAGGATGGCATTCAGGCTACCCGCACAATGCCCTTGCTAAGAATGGTCATTCTTGCGCTCCGAATCACCATCTTGGATCTATGCGTTCCACCAATATGGCGGCgcgctgatacatgtataatctacATATCATCTATGAGCATTAtaacgctacttcacctaaacCCGGGATTTCACATACATACGGGATTTTTATAACGAGGCATTTAAGGATACATGCCAGATGCAATATCAGTAATAATAACGCCGGAAATAGAAACTTGACAGAATAACGTGTTCAGATCACCGTCTGAAAAGGTTCGATAACTcccggatttaggtgaagtagcgaTACATATGCACTGATTACCTCTTCGCTGGCCCACAGTTCGAAGGACGCCCTGCCGTAGGCGGTTACCATGACGATGACAGggatgaagaagaggaagatggCGACGTAGATGGCGTACAGGCGGGAGTAGAGCGGGCCGGGCCAGACCTTCTGGCAGTGGTAGACCGTGTACACCGGCCAGTCCCACCGCTTCAGTTGCTGTGGACGATATCATAGAAATGACAATGTCGACCTCTTTGCGAAAGGAGGATTGATATAATAAGTCCGGTCAGGTGTATTTGAAGCAAAAATAATTTGCAGATTGTTCAAAATCGTTCAGAATTTTTAACGATTCTGCAAACTTCAATTTTAAGACTGAAAACACAGCATGGCGAAAAAGATGAAGGAACATGATGATTCAGACTTCTTCCTTGTCTCACACTTGTACTATAGTATAGTGGTGGTAAAATTTGATGCAGTACCTGTCCATACAGCACGGGGGCGCTCAGGATCAGTGACGTTATCCAGATCAGGGCGATGACCCGTCGGGTTCGGCTCATGGTGCATGCGCTCTTGGCCTTCATCGGATACACGATGATGTAGTTTCTGGAGGAAgcaaaaaggaagaaaacaacCTTTAAAAACATTTAGACGGGTCCATCAATGTTGTTTTCCTCCGTTTTATTTTATTCTTGGACATTATGCAGTATATATGTACTTTATTCTGATGGGTTCGAGTACCTTGGCCATAAAAGCACTCTTGTTGAGAGTCTTCATATGTTTTTATAGTGTTTTTACAGCGAAGACGAACATGTTAATGCCCTAAACCACTTGAAATGCCCCTTTCAACTTTGTTTCCTGTGTTGAAGGACCTTGTTTGTAGCATACAATGtcctcatacatgtagtattttggGAATAATATAATAATGGTGCTTTTCTTTTCCATTTCACCTTCTTCAAAGTTGATGCCAGGAAATAGCAGGTAACGTAAACTTCGCACTAAAAACTTCAAAGCGATGGAGATATAAAGTTTCTCTGCACGAAACAAACTCTCAGTGTCCGTGACTTTGAAATGTCCGTGCAAAACAAACTCTCAGTGTCCGTGACTTTGAAGTGTCCGTGCAAAACAAAGTATCTGTGTCCGTGACCTTGAGCCGACCCTCTCACCCCAAAGATTCACAGACAAGGGCGTCAATGT
Proteins encoded in this window:
- the LOC136445463 gene encoding EF-hand calcium-binding domain-containing protein 9-like, with amino-acid sequence MRVRSKLLSLMHLDNTYCLLTVRHVKILQSYFNLLDIHGDKSLNDVQAYCFMRLLTDLTKDEIYQTFDMLDVDGSGEMEFSEFFILVCVLIAVQDHVEKQFIYRHCRTIFGLIDIDGSNSITPDEFRALTYLFDFKKRAMHEIFYEFDISGDQELDYREFRLFAMACIDKQQELEKKMLEKAEEMREKALEKEKKKQELNERYEKVGIIAYCIIL
- the LOC136444176 gene encoding galanin receptor 2a-like, producing MQVVLIPLRPLQVTKSTPNSSGRGDTRDFQRTHLSTISPFSGKFSRKNSKLEKQQVMKMLLMVVFLYTMCWAPILLLNMLIEFSAINPNTEQVWALKTTFELLVYINSCVNPICYAFMSRHFRDGFRKACLSCFCGRRLALKLQLQGRPHLKYQHSGATSSTGSETFHSF